In Deinococcus proteolyticus MRP, a single genomic region encodes these proteins:
- a CDS encoding exonuclease SbcCD subunit D encodes MRVLHTADFHAGRVLRGFDRTPEIHAALTEIAELAASEKVDAVLVSGDLFDTANPSADAEKAIFDFFLQLRSHGIPSVAIAGNHDSAARLASVTELLGWVGVQLVAEVTADPAALVRHIPTRCGETLTVGALPYLSERRLIRGADLLGGEVSGWRQKYRQGMDFFLGRLAEGFQPGHVNMLMLHATLDGAQPSGSEKTMQFHLDNAYTISQQQLPASAQYVALGHIHRAQQASDAPLAHYPGSVIQLDFGEGGEKKQVNLVEVSPGQPARVTPIPLSSGRELRTLRVPLDQVEARLEREQTGGALLKVLVEAPAGTATAGLKDRVLRLLPNALAVELSATQEDLTLPELRREGLSLLELYERFWQERRGELPQEQRAAFKQAQEAVQSHVEAADGEEGPAAEAAV; translated from the coding sequence ATGCGCGTACTGCACACCGCCGACTTCCACGCTGGGCGCGTGCTGAGAGGCTTTGACCGGACCCCCGAAATCCACGCGGCCCTGACCGAGATTGCCGAGTTGGCCGCCAGCGAGAAGGTTGACGCCGTACTGGTCAGCGGCGACCTGTTCGACACTGCCAACCCCAGCGCCGACGCCGAAAAGGCCATCTTCGACTTTTTCCTGCAGCTGCGTTCTCACGGCATTCCCAGTGTGGCAATTGCCGGCAACCACGACTCGGCAGCGCGGCTGGCCTCGGTCACGGAACTGCTGGGCTGGGTGGGTGTGCAGCTGGTGGCCGAGGTCACCGCCGACCCGGCGGCGCTTGTGCGGCATATACCGACCCGCTGCGGCGAGACCCTGACGGTGGGTGCCCTGCCGTACCTGTCCGAGCGGCGCCTGATTCGCGGCGCCGACCTGCTGGGCGGCGAAGTCAGCGGGTGGCGGCAAAAATACCGCCAGGGCATGGACTTTTTCCTGGGGCGACTGGCCGAGGGGTTCCAGCCGGGTCACGTCAATATGCTGATGCTGCACGCCACGCTGGACGGTGCCCAGCCCAGCGGGTCGGAAAAGACCATGCAGTTTCACCTGGACAACGCCTACACCATCTCGCAGCAGCAGCTGCCCGCCAGCGCACAGTACGTGGCGCTGGGCCATATCCACCGCGCCCAGCAGGCATCGGACGCCCCGCTGGCGCATTATCCCGGCAGCGTGATTCAGCTGGATTTCGGGGAGGGCGGCGAGAAAAAGCAGGTCAATCTGGTGGAAGTTTCGCCCGGTCAGCCGGCCCGCGTGACCCCCATTCCGCTAAGCAGCGGCCGTGAACTGCGGACCCTCCGCGTGCCGCTGGACCAGGTGGAAGCGCGGCTAGAACGTGAGCAGACGGGCGGCGCCCTGCTGAAAGTGCTGGTGGAAGCCCCGGCGGGCACGGCCACTGCCGGCCTGAAGGACCGCGTGCTGCGGCTGCTGCCGAACGCCCTGGCCGTGGAGCTGAGCGCCACCCAAGAAGACCTGACGCTGCCGGAACTGCGGCGTGAGGGCCTCAGTCTGCTGGAACTGTACGAGCGCTTCTGGCAGGAGCGGCGCGGCGAGCTGCCGCAGGAGCAGCGGGCCGCCTTCAAGCAGGCGCAGGAAGCGGTGCAGAGCCACGTGGAAGCGGCCGATGGAGAAGAAGGCCCCGCAGCGGAGGCGGCCGTATGA